A region of Plasmodium falciparum 3D7 genome assembly, chromosome: 12 DNA encodes the following proteins:
- a CDS encoding porphobilinogen deaminase, which yields MHLLSFLSFIIWFIHCTAKRHEYSIKKYFLNSHNFCKIKPDPFRKDTLKKRLYSSDGIKDEIIIGTRDSPLALKQSEKVRKKIMSYFKKMNKNINVTFKYIKTTGDNILDSKSVGLYGGKGIFTKELDEQLINGNVDLCVHSLKDVPILLPNNIELSCFLKRDTINDAFLSIKYKSINDMNTVKSVSKTEDIHHINKKDSDHNNDTLCTIGTSSLRRRSQIKNRYKNIYVNNIRGNINTRIEKLYNGEVDALIIAMCGIERLIKKANLKHLLKNKEQKNICQPFLLKCNNKKCIDLCHVNIQKLNKNLIYPALGQGIIAVTSHKKNYFISSLLKNINNKKSEMMAQIERSFLYHIDGNCMMPIGGYTNMRNEDIYLHVIINDIHGYNKYQVTQKDTLYNYKEIGPNAAIKMKEIIGTEQFNKIKAEAELHLLNNK from the coding sequence ATGCATTTGCTATCTTTtctttcatttattatatggttTATACACTGTACAGCCAAAAGACATGAATattcaataaaaaaatattttctgaACAGTcataatttttgtaaaataaaacCTGACCCGTTCAGGAAAgatactttaaaaaaaagactATATTCTTCTGATGGAATTAAAGACGAAATAATTATCGGAACTCGTGATTCTCCGTTAGCCTTAAAACAAAGTGAAAAAGTgaggaaaaaaattatgtcatattttaaaaaaatgaataaaaatataaatgtaacatttaagtatataaaaacaacaggtgataatatattagataGTAAGAGTGTTGGATTATATGGCGGGAAAGGAATATTTACAAAAGAATTGGATGAACAATTAATAAATGGAAATGTAGATTTGTGTGTGCATTCTTTGAAAGATGTTCCTATATTATTACCTAATAATATTGAATTATcatgttttttaaaaagagaTACAATAAATGATGCTTTTTTatctataaaatataaaagcatAAATGATATGAATACGGTCAAAAGTGTATCAAAAACAGAAGACATTCATCATATCAACAAAAAAGATAgtgatcataataatgatacatTATGTACTATTGGGACATCGTCCTTAAGAAGAAGAAGTCAAATTAAAAacagatataaaaatatttatgtaaacaATATAAgaggaaatataaatacaagaattgagaaattatataatggAGAAGTTGATGCGTTAATAATAGCTATGTGTGGTATAGAAAGATTAATAAAGAAAGCAAATCTTAAACATCttctaaaaaataaagaacagAAAAATATCTGCCAACCATTTCTTCtcaaatgtaataataaaaagtgtATAGATTTGTGTCATGTTAATATACAAAAGTTGAATAAAAACCTGATTTATCCTGCCTTAGGTCAAGGCATTATAGCAGTTACctcacacaaaaaaaattatttcatttccagtctcttaaaaaatataaacaataaaaaatcaGAAATGATGGCACAAATTGAAAGAtcctttttatatcatatcgATGGGAATTGTATGATGCCTATAGGAGGATATACAAACATGAGaaatgaagatatatatttacatgtaATAATTAATGACATACATGGATATAACAAATATCAGGTAACGCAAAAagatacattatataattataaagaaattgGCCCTAATGCTGCTATTAAAATGAAGGAAATTATAGGCACTGAACAgtttaacaaaataaaagcGGAGGCTGAATTGCaccttttaaataataaataa
- a CDS encoding ABC transporter B family member 7, putative: protein MIIKRHLINYYYLINNNNNGYFLFGQNVRNVRNCKNYGNALYYNNVGINNIHTYKKYSPSGGRDFFFLNNKSGGMTCYYKSMGIYKNINIKDPNNNSNIKYGIMRKKGKNIFNNMMNNYTHKKCFRSHLFDPKKNSIIDNIKDKFNELFMKRIGENNNNNNNNNNKSNNNDNNNNKNHNHKSNNVSSLKDLFNILKKERKYLGFAMFCLIASSLGQMIFPMCISKIINMYGGKEESLKYLTNEIYKTVLLIIGISTFSFFRIYFIETSIEKITRRLRTHFFEKVLNQDVHFFNKQKTGELINRLSNDIEISSKFLIHLSFGIRNFISALIGGICALHISPRNLFQSFLLPVSGCLLIGTTYAKFVKKISVLKQEKLSSCIDFASEKIHNISNVRLLNGESYEKKEFINYLEDVYKIGKKHSLVKSGNHFLFFSIISLFLLHLIYYGNYLIAHKFINTGDLFSLIMYSLFCGSGIQGMMHAIGDIQKCLGSCSKVLQIIKLPDNNFHNYWNKTSIDFLKSNNFSITFHNVSFSYDNTKDNINANINNERNKKFALKNVSFFLPHNKSVAIVGKSGSGKTTILNLLTKKNDLNASGEICVGNVPINKINSAVLRSIVGVITQDPFLFNLTVRENLMYPYKAYEEMLKEQIRLIEQNQGAFINMINNENTKKEKNDDDNTINTYDSEQDINKNDMKNTYEIYTFLLKELQKVQEEIKNNLSSDKMKNIYNDLHIDEFLKNHFNYDNMNVGVNGTSLSGGQKQRIYLAQNLIKNNKILILDEPTSSLDKLSENIINKALIKYMKDKTTIIFTHRLDLLNYVDYIGVIEEGQIIQFDKRQSVLQKPCPILKKILTQGVSE, encoded by the coding sequence atgataataaaacgGCATCTGATAAACTACTATTAtctaattaataataacaataatggttattttttgtttggGCAGAATGTAAGAAATGTAAGGAATTGTAAAAATTATGGGAAcgcattatattataataatgttggaataaataatatacacacttataagaaatattctCCGTCAGGAGGAagagattttttttttttaaacaataaAAGTGGAGGAATGACATGTTATTATAAAAGTatgggtatatataaaaatattaatattaaggatcctaataataatagtaatataaaatatggaaTTATGAGaaagaaaggaaaaaatatatttaataatatgatgaataattatacacataaaaaatgCTTTAGGTCCCATTTATTTGATCCAAAGAAAAATTCGATcattgataatataaaagataaattcAACGAATTGTTTATGAAAAGGATAggtgaaaataataataataataataataataataataaaagtaataataatgataataataataataagaatcaTAATCATAAGAGTAACAATGTGTCATCGTTAAaagatttatttaatattttaaaaaaagaaagaaaatatttaggGTTTGCTATGTTTTGCCTAATTGCATCTTCCTTAGGACAAATGATATTCCCAATGTGCATaagtaaaattattaatatgtatggTGGGAAAGAAGaatctttaaaatatttaacaaaTGAAATTTATAAAACTGTCTTATTAATTATAGGTATATCTACATTCAGTTTCtttagaatatattttatagaaacatctattgaaaaaataacaaGAAGATTAAGAACccatttttttgaaaaagtaTTAAATCAAgatgtacatttttttaataaacaaaaaacagGAGAATTAATAAATAGATTATCTAATGATATAGAAATATCGTctaaatttttaatacatttatcATTTGGTATAAGGAATTTTATATCAGCTTTGATAGGTGGGATATGTGCCTTACATATATCTCCAAGGAATTTATTCCAATCTTTTCTATTACCTGTGTCTGGTTGTTTATTAATAGGTACAACATATGCTAAATTTGTAAAAAAGATAAGTGTTTTAAAACAAGAAAAACTTAGTTCATGTATTGATTTTGCTTCAGaaaaaattcataatattagtaACGTACGTTTATTAAATGGTGAGTcctatgaaaaaaaagaatttataaattatttagaaGACGTATATAAAATAGGAAAAAAACATTCATTAGTAAAATCAGggaatcattttttattttttagtattatctccttatttttattacatttaatatattatggtaattatttaatagcacataaatttataaatacagGAGACTTATTTTCACTAATAATGTATTCCTTGTTTTGTGGTAGTGGCATACAAGGAATGATGCATGCCATTGGAGATATTCAAAAATGTTTAGGTTCCTGTTCAAAAGtcttacaaataataaaattgcctgataataattttcataattattggAATAAAACATCAattgattttttaaaaagtaataaCTTCTCAATCACATTTCATAatgtttctttttcataCGACAATacaaaagataatataaatgcaaatataaataatgagcGTAATAAAAAATTCGCCTTGAAAAATGTATCATTCTTTTTACCTCATAACAAATCTGTTGCTATTGTTGGAAAAAGTGGTAGTGGAAAAACAACCATTTTGAATTTACTCACCAAAAAAAATGACCTGAACGCGTCAGGCGAAATTTGTGTGGGAAACGTtccaataaataaaataaattctgCGGTGTTACGATCTATTGTGGGTGTTATTACTCAGGACCCCTTTTTGTTTAACTTGACTGTGCGTGAGAATTTGATGTATCCTTATAAAGCATATGAGGAGATGTTAAAAGAGCAGATAAGATTGATAGAACAAAATCAAGGAGcgtttataaatatgataaataatgaaaatacaaaaaaagaaaaaaacgatgatgataatacaaTTAATACATATGACAGTGAAcaagatattaataaaaatgatatgaagaatacatatgaaatatatacttttttattaaaagaattacaAAAGGTAcaagaagaaataaagaataatttatcttctgataaaatgaaaaatatttataatgatttACATATTgatgaatttttaaaaaatcattTTAATTATGACAACATGAATGTTGGTGTTAATGGTACATCCTTATCAGGTGGACAAAAACAAAGAATATATTTGGCacaaaatttaattaaaaataataaaatattaatattagatGAACCTACATCTTCTCTAGATAAACTAtctgaaaatattataaacaaagcattaattaaatatatgaaggATAAAACAACTATTATATTTACACATAGGTTAGACTTATTGAATTATGTTGATTATATAGGAGTAATAGAAGAGGGCCAAATAATACAATTCGATAAAAGGCAAAGTGTATTGCAAAAACCGTGTCcaatattaaagaaaatactTACACAAGGTGTGAGTgaataa
- a CDS encoding ATP synthase mitochondrial F1 complex assembly factor 1, putative, with protein sequence MLTNLSKKRFYFSLPCSRDLKNIVKLPLLEREDKYKIINIWKEKYKDNKYVISDYMDINKYEVIKNNCKNNSHFIIPFKNNNGYITYYTQFIDSKLIFVTSLEYYNKHKSNSTPFITLHFFDEFKNKEIILSKIHIINPAISKYQAIKIYNNILSFYYDTNYFQYVKKFNNDSRNFNYDKFFGKFKEIF encoded by the coding sequence ATGTTAACAAACTTGAGTAAGAAaagattttatttttccctGCCTTGTTCTcgtgatttaaaaaatattgtgaAGTTGCCCTTATTAGAAAGAgaagataaatataagataataaatatatggaaagaaaaatataaagataataaatatgttatatcagattatatggatataaataaatatgaagtaataaaaaataattgtaaaaataattctcattttattataccctttaaaaataataatggatATATAACTTATTACACACAATTTATTGATTctaaattaatttttgttacatcattagaatattataataaacataaaagtAATTCAACTCCATTTATTacattacatttttttgatgaatttaaaaataaagaaatcaTTCTATcgaaaatacatataattaatcCAGCCATATCTAAATATCAAgctattaaaatttataataacattctttctttttattatgacACAAATTATTTCCagtatgtaaaaaaatttaataatgacAGTAgaaattttaattatgataaattttttggaaaatttaaagaaattttttaa
- a CDS encoding 50S ribosomal protein L1, apicoplast, putative encodes MTLKNGYRKIIKILFIFIHIFHITIESFVTNYLCTINEATHYNNVFYKNKNRTILKDKKYLLEKKKKNLFNVQPSTVITPDNETSNEIIKKVKLKKKDKKIFKKYKDFLDILPKKTNEYTLMEAIEKIKTLAIHKFVESIDIYLSFNPKKSKMTKNDNIKTFITFPHNLKKKREKKVYVVTNAKLQKIASQSGADVVGEDDLINKIKEREIRLQKRNNNFLICTNDCIHKLTRVGKEIGRKGLMPNEKCGTLVSEFLLPKHVKLFKSENTYIFKLNKLNTLNINIGDVYMSNDEIRENINHLFEHLENLEFFHFNFKHVKTIYLSSTMGFPFKIKKNSL; translated from the exons atgactttaaaaaatggatacagaaaaattataaaaattctttttatattcatacacatttttcatattactATTGAATCTTTTGTAACTAATTACTTATGTACCATAAATGAAGCGacacattataataatgtattttataaaaacaagaATAGGAcaattttaaaagataaaaagtACCTTttggaaaaaaagaaaaaaaatcttTTTAACGTCCAACCATCCACTGTTATCACGCCTGATAACGAAACAAGCAATGAGATAAtcaaaaaagtaaaattaaaaaaaaaggataagaaaatatttaaaaaatataaagatttCCTTGATATATTACCAAAAAAAACTAATGAGTATACCTTAATGGAAGcaatagaaaaaattaaaacattaGCCATACATAAATTTGTTGAAAGCAtagatatttatttatccttTAATCCGAAAAAATCGAAAATGactaaaaatgataatataaaaacgtTTATTACTTTTCCTcacaatttaaaaaaaaagagagaaaaaaaagtatatgtGGTAACTAATGCGAAGTTGCAAAAAATAGCTAGCCAGtcag GAGCGGATGTTGTTGGTGAAGATGATttgataaataaaataaaagaaagagAAATTAGACTACAGAAAaggaataataattttttaatttgcaCAAATGACTGTATACACAAATTGACAAGAGTAGGAAAAGAGATAGGAAGAAAAGGATTAATGCCTAATGAAAAATGTGGAACATTAGTTAGTGAATTTTTATTACCTAAACatgtaaaattatttaaatctgaaaatacatatatatttaaattaaataaattaaatacattaaatataaatattggaGATGTTTATATGTCAAATGATGAAATAAGAGAAAATATTAACCATTTATTTGAACATTTGGAAAATCTtgaattttttcattttaattttaagcACGTCAAAACTATTTATTTAAGTAGTACTATGGGTTTCccttttaaaataaagaaaaattctttataa